Proteins found in one Oryza glaberrima chromosome 4, OglaRS2, whole genome shotgun sequence genomic segment:
- the LOC127769671 gene encoding uncharacterized protein LOC127769671, whose translation MKDGVAGGGGERPCMCYFHPREEVVGVCSQCLRERLLLLLASKTSPTAAHLLADRPLHRKNSSISLPKVFALGSSFLQRLDSSRHHLRPAPHDSDANSDADTASIASLDDSFISIKFEDNGKATWDSQKAAAGEKKTDTTTTAVVEHVKRGGVTRWRKQVVGRLLQLARWKRSGNGKAAACHQLGIDGKKTAERSSSKGTTVRGRGRGRSWIRTLTITRRPPAMPLS comes from the exons ATGAAGGATGGAgtagcaggaggaggaggcgagaggCCATGCATGTGCTACTTCCACCCacgggaggaggtggtgggcgTGTGCTCGCAATGCCTCCGggagcgcctcctcctcctcctcgcctccaaGACCTCGCCTACCGCTGcccacctcctcgccgaccGACCGCTCCACCGCAAGAACAGCAGCATCTCTCTCCCCAAGGTGTTCGCGCTCGgctcctccttcctccagcGCCTCGACTCCTCTCGCCACCACCTTCGCCCCGCCCCCCACGACTCCGACGCCAACTCCGACGCCGACACCGCCTCCATCGCTAGCCTCGATG ATTCCTTCATCTCCATCAAGTTCGAGGACAACGGCAAGGCTACGTGGGACAGCCagaaggccgccgccggcgagaaaaAGACAGATACGACGAccacggcggtggtggagcaCGTGAAGCGGGGCGGCGTAACCCGGTGGCGGAAGCAGGTGGTGGGGCGGCTGCTGCAGCTGGCGCGGTGGAAGAGGTCCGGCaacggcaaggcggcggcgtgccacCAGCTGGGGATCGACGGCAAGAAGACGGCGGAGCGGTCGTCGTCCAAGGGGACGAcggtgagggggagggggagggggaggagctgGATCCGGACCCTCACCATCACCAGGCGCCCACCCGCCATGCCTCTCAGCTAG
- the LOC127769665 gene encoding auxin response factor 13: MARPPAATAPPPPPPPPPPPPIDRLVWLACAAPLSRIPVVGTQVSYFPEGHAEQCPAPLPDPLPSAHRFFLCTITAVDLSADTTTGEPYATISLLPLRHDAPAPAPAAAELAEAESQEFRYYAKQLTQSDANNGGGFSVPRLCADHIFPALNLDDDPPVQSLTMGDLQGDSWEFRHIYRGTPRRHLLTTGWSKFVNAKQLVAGDTVVFMWCGAPAPERKLLVGVRRAARYSGESACNARGRVQPQEVMEAVRLAAEQAAFRVTYYPRHGAGEFVVPRVEVDKGLTTPWRCGMQVRAQVMEAEDTRRLAWLNGTLTNLRHQQIWRTLEVEWDASAASSSMKNRFVNPWQVQPVDFPPLPMGLKISNNNISAPVCNGDSLLVPPILMHPQPQPPADIQGARHNNGHAYADIPSSSTPSMVRTQQLFPRDLQILVPHTDIVTPQNGSPPDNPVNTPLSASDGMKTIQLFGVTITSPVQGDTNGAFASAQVNQVPEGVDDEPATEEASDTSLPDSLTNGHNQDGARL, encoded by the exons ATGGCGCgcccgccagccgccaccgctccgcctcctcctccgccgccgccgccaccgccaccgatcGACCGCCTCGTCTGGCTCGCCTGCGCCGCCCCGCTGTCCCGCATCCCCGTCGTCGGCACCCAGGTCTCCTACTTCCCAGAGGGCCACGCCGAGCAGTGTCCCGCCCCTCTCCCGGATCCGCTCCCCTCCGCCCACCGATTCTTCCTCTGCACCATCACCGCCGTTGACCTCTCCGCCGACACCACCACCGGCGAGCCCTACGccaccatctccctcctccctcttcgccacgacgcccccgcccccgcccccgccgccgccgaattaGCAGAAGCAGAATCACAGGAGTTCCGCTACTACGCCAAGCAGCTGACGCAGAGCGACgccaacaacggcggcggcttctccgTGCCAAGGTTGTGCGCCGATCACATCTTCCCGGCGCTCAACCTGGATGATGACCCGCCCGTCCAGAGCCTCACCATGGGGGACCTGCAGGGCGACTCGTGGGAATTCCGCCACATCTACCGCGGCACGCCGCGCCGGCACCTGCTGACGACCGGGTGGAGCAAGTTCGTGAACGCCAAGCAGCTGGTGGCCGGGGACACGGTGGTGTTCATGTGGTGCGGGGCCCCGGCCCCCGAGAGGAAGCTGTTGGTCGGGGTGCGACGCGCGGCCAGGTACTCGGGCGAGTCGGCGTGCAACGCGCGGGGGCGGGTGCAGCCCCAGGAGGTGATGGAGGCGGTCCGActggcggcggagcaggcggcgTTCAGGGTGACCTACTACCCGCGGCATGGGGCGGGGGAGTTCGTGGTGCCGCGGGTGGAGGTGGATAAGGGATTGACTACTCCGTGGAGGTGCGGGATGCAGGTGCGCGCCCAGGTGATGGAGGCCGAGGACACCCGCCGCCTCGCTTGGCTCAATGGCACCCTCACCAACCTCCGCCACCAACAAATCTGGCGCACTCTCGAG GTTGAATGGGATGCCTCCGCCGCGTCATCTTCCATGAAAAACAGATTTGTTAATCCTTGGCAGGTCCAGCCTGTTGATTTCCCTCCTCTTCCCATGGGGCTAAAGATTTCTAACAACAATATTAGTGCACCTGTTTGCAATGGGGATTCACTGCTGGTGCCACCGATACTAATGCACCCGCAACCTCAACCTCCCGCTGACATTCAGGGAGCCAGGCATAACAATGGCCATGCCTATGCAGATATACCCTCTTCATCAACACCATCAATGGTGAGGACTCAGCAGCTGTTCCCAAGGGATCTTCAGATTTTAGTTCCCCACACCGACATTGTCACTCCTCAAAATGGATCACCGCCCGACAACCCCGTAAACACGCCTCTTTCTGCATCTGACGGAATGAAGACCATACAGCTGTTTGGCGTCACAATAACATCACCTGTGCAAGGAGACACCAATGGCGCTTTCGCTTCAGCACAAGTGAATCAGGTTCCAGAGGGTGTAGATGATGAACCTGCTACCGAAGAAGCTTCTGACACAAGCCTACCTGACTCTCTTACCAATGGCCACAATCAAGATGGTGCTAGGCTTTGA
- the LOC127769670 gene encoding photosystem II 22 kDa protein 2, chloroplastic has product MALQQSMAMPMMVVSGLGTAPRSSPMVQLQRMKKHLVVVAAFKSRTKASPKVDKSNKNKSIVEDGIFGTSGGIGFTKENELFVGRVAMLGFAASLLGEAVTGKGILAQLNLETGIPIYEAEPLLLFFILFTLLGAIGALGDRGRFVDDATGLERAVIPPGKGFRAALGLSEGGPLFGFTKANELFVGRLAQLGIAFSLIGEIITGKGALAQLNIETGVPINEIEPLLLFNILFFFFAAINPGTGKFVTDDNDDQ; this is encoded by the coding sequence ATGGCTCTGCAGCAGAGCATGGCGATGCCGATGATGGTGGTGTCTGGCCTTGGCACCGCTCCTCGGTCATCGCCGATGGTTCAGCTGCAGAGGATGAAGAAGcatctggtggtggtggcggcgttcaAGAGCAGAACCAAGGCTTCCCCCAAGGTGGACAAGTCGAACAAGAACAAGTCGATCGTGGAGGACGGCATCTTCGGCACCTCCGGCGGCATCGGGTTCACCAAGGAGAACGAGCTGTTCGTGGGGAGGGTGGCCATGCTGGGGTTCGCGGCGTCCCTCCTCGGCGAGGCGGTCACCGGCAAGGGCATCCTGGCGCAGCTCAACCTGGAGACGGGCATCCCCATCTACGAGGCCGAGCCGCTGctcctcttcttcatcctctTCACGCTGCTGGGCGCCATCGGCGCGCTGGGCGACCGGGGGCGCTTCGTGGACGACGCCACCGGGCTGGAGCGCGCCGTGATCCCGCCGGGGAAGGGGTTCCGCGCGGCGCTGGGGCTCAGCGAGGGTGGCCCGCTGTTCGGGTTCACCAAGGCGAACGAGCTCTTCGTGGGTCGCCTCGCGCAGCTGGGGATCGCCTTCTCCCTCATCGGCGAGATCATCACCGGGAAGGGCGCGCTGGCGCAGCTCAACATCGAGACCGGCGTCCCCATCAACGAGATCGagccgctcctcctcttcaacatcctcttcttcttcttcgccgccatCAACCCCGGAACCGGCAAGTTCGTcaccgacgacaacgacgaccaaTGA
- the LOC127769668 gene encoding serine/threonine-protein kinase SAPK5 isoform X1: protein MEKYEPVREIGAGNFGVAKLMRNKETRELVAMKFIERGNRVSKQLIDENVFREIVNHRSLRHPNIIRFKEVVVTGRHLAIVMEYAAGGELFERICEAGRFHEDEARYFFQQLVCGVSYCHAMQICHRDLKLENTLLDGSPAPRLKICDFGYSKSSLLHSRPKSTVGTPAYIAPEVLSRREYDGKLADVWSCGVTLYVMLVGAYPFEDPKDPKNFRKTISRIMSVQYKIPEYVHVSQPCRHLLSRIFVANPYKRISMGEIKSHPWFLKNLPRELKEEAQAVYYNRRGADHAAASASSAAAAAAFSPQSVEDIMRIVQEAQTVPKPDKPVSGYGWGTDDDDDDQQPAEEEDEEDDYDRTVREVHASVDLDMSNLQIS from the exons ATGGAGAAATACGAGCCAGTTCGGGAGATCGGGGCGGGCAACTTCGGGGTAGCGAAGCTGATGCGGAACAAGGAGACGCGGGAGCTGGTGGCGATGAAGTTCATCGAGAGAGGGAACAGGGTAAGCAAGCAACTA ATCGACGAGAACGTGTTCCGGGAGATCGTGAATCATCGTTCGCTGCGTCACCCGAACATAATAAGGTTcaaggaggtggtggtgacggGGAGGCATCTGGCGATCGTGATGGAGTACGCGGCGGGAGGGGAGCTGTTCGAGAGGATATGCGAGGCGGGGAGGTTCCACGAGGACGAGGCGCGCTACTTCTTCCAGCAGCTGGTGTGCGGGGTGAGCTACTGCCACGCCATGCAGATCTGCCACCGCGACCTCAAGCTGGAGAACACGCTGCTGGACGGCAGCCCGGCCCCGCGCCTCAAGATCTGCGACTTCGGCTACTCCAAGTCCTCCCTCCTCCACTCCCGCCCCAAATCCACCGTCGGCACCCCCGCCTACATCGCCCCCGAGGTCCTCTCCCGCCGCGAGTACGACGGCAAGCTCGCCGACGTCTGGTCCTGCGGCGTCACCCTCTACGTCATGCTCGTCGGCGCTTACCCTTTCGAGGATCCCAAGGACCCCAAGAACTTCAGAAAGACCATCTCG CGCATCATGTCCGTCCAGTACAAGATCCCCGAGTACGTCCACGTCTCCCAGCCctgccgccacctcctctcccgcatCTTCGTCGCCAACCCCTACAAG CGCATCAGCATGGGCGAGATCAAGAGCCACCCCTGGTTCCTCAAGAACCTGCCGCGCGAGCTCAAGGAGGAGGCGCAGGCCGTCTACTACAACCGCCGGGGAGCCGATCACGCGGCTGCCAGCGCAAGTAGTGCGGCTGCTGCAGCTGCCTTCTCGCCGCAGAGCGTGGAGGACATCATGAGGATCGTGCAGGAGGCGCAGACCGTCCCCAAGCCCGACAAGCCCGTCTCTGGCTACGGCTGgggcaccgacgacgacgacgacgaccaacaaccagctgaggaggaggacgaagaaGACGACTACGACAGGACGGTGCGCGAGGTTCACGCCAGCGTCGACCTCGACATGTCAAACCTCCAAATCTCATGA
- the LOC127769668 gene encoding serine/threonine-protein kinase SAPK5 isoform X2, with translation MEKYEPVREIGAGNFGVAKLMRNKETRELVAMKFIERGNRIDENVFREIVNHRSLRHPNIIRFKEVVVTGRHLAIVMEYAAGGELFERICEAGRFHEDEARYFFQQLVCGVSYCHAMQICHRDLKLENTLLDGSPAPRLKICDFGYSKSSLLHSRPKSTVGTPAYIAPEVLSRREYDGKLADVWSCGVTLYVMLVGAYPFEDPKDPKNFRKTISRIMSVQYKIPEYVHVSQPCRHLLSRIFVANPYKRISMGEIKSHPWFLKNLPRELKEEAQAVYYNRRGADHAAASASSAAAAAAFSPQSVEDIMRIVQEAQTVPKPDKPVSGYGWGTDDDDDDQQPAEEEDEEDDYDRTVREVHASVDLDMSNLQIS, from the exons ATGGAGAAATACGAGCCAGTTCGGGAGATCGGGGCGGGCAACTTCGGGGTAGCGAAGCTGATGCGGAACAAGGAGACGCGGGAGCTGGTGGCGATGAAGTTCATCGAGAGAGGGAACAGG ATCGACGAGAACGTGTTCCGGGAGATCGTGAATCATCGTTCGCTGCGTCACCCGAACATAATAAGGTTcaaggaggtggtggtgacggGGAGGCATCTGGCGATCGTGATGGAGTACGCGGCGGGAGGGGAGCTGTTCGAGAGGATATGCGAGGCGGGGAGGTTCCACGAGGACGAGGCGCGCTACTTCTTCCAGCAGCTGGTGTGCGGGGTGAGCTACTGCCACGCCATGCAGATCTGCCACCGCGACCTCAAGCTGGAGAACACGCTGCTGGACGGCAGCCCGGCCCCGCGCCTCAAGATCTGCGACTTCGGCTACTCCAAGTCCTCCCTCCTCCACTCCCGCCCCAAATCCACCGTCGGCACCCCCGCCTACATCGCCCCCGAGGTCCTCTCCCGCCGCGAGTACGACGGCAAGCTCGCCGACGTCTGGTCCTGCGGCGTCACCCTCTACGTCATGCTCGTCGGCGCTTACCCTTTCGAGGATCCCAAGGACCCCAAGAACTTCAGAAAGACCATCTCG CGCATCATGTCCGTCCAGTACAAGATCCCCGAGTACGTCCACGTCTCCCAGCCctgccgccacctcctctcccgcatCTTCGTCGCCAACCCCTACAAG CGCATCAGCATGGGCGAGATCAAGAGCCACCCCTGGTTCCTCAAGAACCTGCCGCGCGAGCTCAAGGAGGAGGCGCAGGCCGTCTACTACAACCGCCGGGGAGCCGATCACGCGGCTGCCAGCGCAAGTAGTGCGGCTGCTGCAGCTGCCTTCTCGCCGCAGAGCGTGGAGGACATCATGAGGATCGTGCAGGAGGCGCAGACCGTCCCCAAGCCCGACAAGCCCGTCTCTGGCTACGGCTGgggcaccgacgacgacgacgacgaccaacaaccagctgaggaggaggacgaagaaGACGACTACGACAGGACGGTGCGCGAGGTTCACGCCAGCGTCGACCTCGACATGTCAAACCTCCAAATCTCATGA